From one Candidatus Woesearchaeota archaeon genomic stretch:
- a CDS encoding V-type ATP synthase subunit B, which translates to MKEYKTITRIAGPLVFVEKTEPIGYGELVKIQLESGEAKNGQVLDTSDDVVVVQIFEGTSGISKGARVRFLGETIKLPVSKDMLGRIFSGAGKPIDNGPDIIPEKRMEIIGAAINPYSRGPPQDFIQSGISTIDGTNTLVRGQKLPLFSAAGLPHNDIALQIARQAKVVGQKESFAIIFAAMGITNEEAQYFIRDFEQTGALQRAVVFLNLADDPAVERLITPRMALTAAEYFAFEQDMHVLVILTDMTSYCESLREIGAAREEIPGRRGYPGYMYTDLATIYERAGMIKGKKGSITQIPILTMIGDDITHPIPDLTGYITEGQIVLNRDLHRKGVYPPIDILPSLSRLMNLGIGKERTREDHKQVSDQLYANYATGRDLRGLVAIVGEEALSARDKRMLKFAEEFEKRFVAQKKSEDRSIQQTLDIGWDLMGNIPEQELTRISPEIRKKYHKAKDAEENA; encoded by the coding sequence ATGAAAGAATATAAAACAATAACCAGGATTGCTGGGCCGCTTGTTTTTGTTGAAAAAACCGAGCCAATAGGCTACGGAGAGCTTGTCAAGATTCAGCTGGAAAGCGGAGAAGCAAAAAACGGGCAGGTGCTGGATACATCAGATGATGTTGTTGTGGTGCAGATATTTGAAGGAACATCAGGCATCAGCAAAGGAGCGAGAGTCAGGTTTTTAGGCGAGACAATAAAGCTGCCTGTTTCAAAAGACATGCTTGGCAGAATATTTTCAGGAGCAGGCAAGCCGATTGACAACGGCCCGGATATTATCCCTGAAAAAAGAATGGAAATAATAGGGGCAGCTATTAATCCTTATTCCCGCGGCCCTCCGCAGGATTTTATCCAGAGCGGAATTTCAACTATTGACGGCACAAATACATTGGTCAGGGGGCAAAAGCTGCCATTATTTTCTGCTGCCGGGCTGCCTCATAATGATATTGCCTTGCAGATTGCAAGGCAGGCAAAGGTTGTCGGCCAGAAGGAAAGCTTTGCAATTATTTTTGCAGCAATGGGCATTACAAACGAGGAAGCGCAATATTTTATCAGGGATTTTGAGCAGACAGGAGCACTGCAGAGGGCAGTTGTTTTCCTGAACCTTGCTGATGACCCTGCTGTTGAAAGGCTGATAACACCGAGAATGGCGCTGACTGCTGCGGAGTATTTCGCGTTTGAGCAGGATATGCATGTTCTCGTTATACTGACTGATATGACATCATATTGCGAATCGCTAAGGGAAATCGGAGCCGCAAGAGAGGAAATCCCGGGAAGAAGAGGATACCCCGGATATATGTATACTGACTTGGCTACAATTTACGAAAGAGCGGGCATGATAAAAGGCAAAAAAGGATCGATAACCCAGATTCCGATATTGACTATGATCGGCGACGATATCACGCACCCAATACCTGATTTAACAGGGTATATAACTGAAGGGCAGATAGTTCTTAACAGAGACCTGCACAGAAAAGGAGTGTACCCTCCTATCGATATTCTTCCTTCCCTGTCAAGGCTGATGAACTTAGGCATAGGAAAAGAAAGAACAAGAGAGGATCACAAGCAGGTTTCAGACCAATTATACGCGAACTATGCAACAGGACGTGATCTGCGCGGATTGGTTGCGATTGTGGGTGAAGAAGCGCTTTCAGCAAGGGACAAAAGAATGCTTAAGTTTGCAGAAGAATTTGAAAAAAGGTTTGTTGCTCAAAAGAAGTCAGAAGACAGAAGCATTCAGCAGACACTTGATATTGGATGGGATTTAATGGGGAATATCCCGGAGCAGGAACTGACAAGGATAAGCCCCGAGATAAGGAAGAAATACCACAAAGCAAAAGATGCCGAAGAAAATGCATGA
- a CDS encoding flippase-like domain-containing protein: protein MKKQNKKIKIEKIIGIAVSVIILYFLIKTLYNNSNQLLAYRIYFNYFYLILSFIFLFFYLFLLVYGWKKILELLRVKLSYKSSLRIWFLSQLGRYAPGRIWYLLGRIYLCEKKKISKYTTFVSLVLELAMHVLSALFTALIFIPVMIKDNGLIKFLPVFLIIPIGLVLLYPRVFNLIINLGLKIFRKNPVEFRIKYSSLLLLLVFYIFLWIINGVGFYFLINSIYASPLSLILPLTGAFAVSWIIGFLSLITPSGLGIREGILTFLLGFYFPLPIAILIALISRLWIIAGELGGALISFRFK, encoded by the coding sequence ATGAAAAAACAAAATAAAAAAATAAAAATTGAGAAAATAATCGGTATTGCAGTATCTGTAATCATTTTATATTTTTTAATAAAAACCCTCTATAATAATTCGAATCAGTTACTGGCTTATAGAATTTACTTTAATTATTTTTATCTGATTTTATCTTTCATATTTTTATTTTTTTACCTTTTTCTCTTAGTTTATGGCTGGAAAAAAATACTGGAGTTATTGAGGGTTAAATTAAGCTACAAGTCGAGCTTAAGAATATGGTTTTTATCGCAATTAGGAAGATATGCGCCCGGAAGGATATGGTATCTGCTTGGAAGGATCTATCTTTGTGAAAAGAAAAAAATTTCAAAATACACAACTTTTGTAAGCCTTGTTTTGGAGCTGGCAATGCATGTTTTATCGGCATTGTTCACAGCATTGATTTTTATACCGGTGATGATCAAGGACAATGGGCTGATAAAATTCCTTCCTGTGTTTTTGATAATCCCGATTGGATTGGTTTTGTTATATCCGAGGGTTTTTAATCTCATTATAAATTTGGGGCTGAAAATATTCAGAAAGAATCCTGTGGAATTCAGGATAAAGTATTCCTCATTGCTGCTGTTGCTTGTTTTTTACATTTTTTTATGGATCATAAACGGAGTTGGCTTTTATTTCCTGATTAATTCAATATATGCCTCTCCATTGAGCCTTATACTGCCCTTGACAGGTGCATTCGCAGTATCATGGATAATCGGCTTCCTGAGCTTGATAACCCCAAGCGGCCTTGGAATCAGGGAAGGCATACTGACTTTTCTGCTTGGCTTTTATTTTCCATTGCCGATTGCAATCCTTATCGCATTAATTTCCAGGCTGTGGATAATTGCCGGAGAATTAGGGGGAGCCTTGATATCTTTCAGATTCAAATAA
- a CDS encoding glycosyltransferase has protein sequence MQKIKILMLAQNFIRFREDIMSPFLFNWVSEINKNRDFEVIVLAPHEKGLKEHEVIGGIKIYRFRYASDKYERIAYKNNMHELVIKSTLNKLIFIKLIRNFYKKIVEVVKKEKIDLIHANWWVPCGIAAYLASKKTKVPYIVTTHGTDVFILRKFKFFSFFAKKIFENAARINAVSNYVARIVTDLLKISKNKISVFPMPFDRNKFYPMRKSRNKTKTIFTIGKLVKRKGVNYLIDACNILNDKKIDFKLIVVGKGPEEESLKEQIKKLNLEKNITIIPSVPHKELIKYYNDADVFVLASVTDWKGETEAFGVVFAEALACKTPVIGTRTGGIPDVVIDGKTGLLIDEKNPKQLAGALVRILNNKALAKKLAEQGYKYVHDNFTAEKIAEKTIKMYEEILVK, from the coding sequence ATGCAAAAAATCAAAATCCTGATGCTTGCCCAGAACTTCATCCGCTTCAGGGAAGATATAATGTCGCCCTTTCTTTTTAACTGGGTTTCTGAGATCAACAAGAACAGGGATTTTGAAGTCATTGTCCTTGCTCCGCATGAGAAAGGATTAAAGGAACATGAAGTGATTGGCGGCATAAAGATCTACCGCTTCAGATACGCTTCTGATAAGTATGAGAGGATAGCATATAAGAATAATATGCATGAATTGGTTATAAAAAGCACATTAAACAAGCTTATTTTCATAAAATTAATAAGAAATTTTTATAAAAAGATTGTTGAGGTCGTGAAAAAGGAGAAGATTGATCTGATTCACGCAAACTGGTGGGTGCCGTGCGGCATTGCCGCTTACCTCGCTTCTAAAAAAACCAAAGTTCCTTACATCGTTACAACGCACGGCACAGATGTCTTCATTCTCAGGAAATTCAAATTCTTCAGTTTTTTCGCAAAGAAGATTTTTGAAAATGCCGCCAGGATAAATGCAGTTTCAAACTATGTTGCAAGGATCGTCACGGATTTATTAAAAATCAGTAAAAATAAAATTTCTGTTTTTCCAATGCCTTTCGACAGGAATAAATTTTACCCAATGAGAAAGAGCAGAAATAAAACAAAAACCATATTTACAATAGGGAAGCTTGTGAAAAGGAAGGGTGTTAATTACTTAATTGATGCGTGCAATATTTTAAACGATAAAAAAATTGATTTTAAGCTGATTGTTGTCGGAAAAGGCCCTGAAGAAGAAAGCTTGAAAGAGCAGATTAAAAAATTGAACCTTGAAAAAAATATAACAATCATTCCTTCTGTTCCGCATAAGGAGCTCATTAAATATTACAATGATGCAGACGTCTTTGTCTTGGCATCAGTTACAGACTGGAAAGGCGAAACAGAGGCGTTTGGCGTTGTTTTTGCAGAAGCCCTTGCGTGCAAAACACCGGTTATCGGGACAAGGACCGGCGGAATCCCTGATGTTGTTATAGACGGCAAAACCGGGCTTCTTATTGATGAAAAAAATCCAAAGCAGCTTGCTGGTGCCTTAGTCAGGATTTTAAATAATAAGGCATTGGCAAAAAAGCTTGCAGAGCAAGGATATAAATACGTGCATGATAATTTTACTGCAGAAAAGATAGCTGAAAAGACAATAAAAATGTATGAAGAGATTTTAGTAAAATGA
- a CDS encoding V-type ATP synthase subunit D, producing MAIEIKPTRSELIKFKKSIILAKSGYNLLKKKRDGLILEFFEVLGKVKNLRSDIVDEYRKALYKMNIARLLESDLKIKSIAMAIANKPDIEFGTKNIMGVLVPTIKSGELKRKMMERGYGVYNSASIDEAADAYEKVTEKIIRAAEVETTMRRLLKEIEKTKRRVNALEFEVIPRMEKIKSFITLRLEEMERENIFRLKRIKARISG from the coding sequence ATGGCAATTGAAATAAAACCAACAAGATCTGAGCTTATCAAATTCAAGAAAAGCATTATCCTGGCAAAATCAGGGTACAATCTTCTGAAGAAAAAAAGAGACGGCCTTATTCTTGAGTTTTTTGAAGTGCTTGGCAAGGTCAAAAACCTAAGGTCAGATATTGTTGATGAGTACAGGAAGGCACTGTATAAAATGAATATCGCCAGGCTGCTGGAATCAGACTTGAAAATAAAGTCCATTGCAATGGCTATTGCAAACAAGCCCGATATAGAATTCGGGACTAAAAACATTATGGGTGTGCTGGTGCCAACTATTAAATCCGGCGAACTGAAAAGAAAGATGATGGAGCGCGGCTATGGAGTTTACAATTCTGCCTCAATAGATGAGGCTGCAGATGCCTATGAAAAGGTCACAGAAAAGATAATAAGGGCTGCAGAAGTTGAAACTACGATGAGAAGGCTGCTGAAGGAAATAGAAAAGACAAAGAGAAGGGTGAATGCGCTTGAATTCGAGGTCATACCCAGAATGGAAAAGATAAAAAGCTTCATAACATTAAGGCTGGAAGAGATGGAGCGCGAAAATATTTTCAGGCTGAAAAGGATAAAGGCGAGGATATCCGGCTAA
- a CDS encoding HAD family phosphatase — protein MKNNKIKLIFFDMEGVITETGIVEKGKNTAASAWTLISRHLGRKAGEEEQATKDKWNRSGYKNYIEWMEDTIRIHKKYGLTMRYFYKVLRSIPYMKGAKQTFSVLHKKGYKTALITGGFKNQANKIQRELKIDHVFAACEYFFDDKTRKLTAWNLLPADYVGKVDFMRLLMREYGLAKEECAFVGDGVNDIPLAKEAGLSIAFNARPELQKVCTHSINQGTKDLRGILDYL, from the coding sequence ATGAAAAACAATAAAATAAAACTTATATTCTTTGATATGGAAGGCGTTATAACAGAAACAGGCATAGTGGAAAAAGGCAAAAACACTGCGGCATCGGCATGGACTCTTATTTCAAGGCATCTTGGAAGAAAAGCCGGAGAAGAAGAGCAGGCGACAAAAGATAAATGGAATAGAAGCGGCTATAAAAATTACATTGAATGGATGGAAGATACAATACGAATACATAAAAAATATGGCCTGACAATGAGATATTTCTACAAGGTTTTGCGCAGCATCCCTTATATGAAAGGCGCCAAACAAACTTTTTCAGTTCTGCATAAAAAAGGCTATAAAACTGCGCTGATAACAGGCGGATTTAAAAATCAGGCAAATAAAATTCAGCGTGAATTAAAGATAGATCATGTTTTTGCAGCATGCGAGTATTTTTTTGATGATAAAACCCGCAAATTAACTGCGTGGAACTTATTGCCCGCTGATTACGTTGGAAAAGTTGATTTCATGAGGCTTTTGATGCGCGAATACGGATTGGCAAAAGAGGAATGCGCATTTGTCGGCGATGGCGTGAATGACATTCCTCTTGCAAAAGAAGCCGGGCTTTCAATAGCCTTTAATGCCAGGCCAGAACTGCAAAAAGTTTGCACTCATTCCATCAATCAAGGAACCAAGGATTTAAGGGGCATTTTGGATTATTTATGA